GTGGCGGCGGCAGATACCATTGCAGGTTTTCTTATGCAGAACACCGAAAGGATTTTCCAGGATAAACTTACATTTGTAACATTTACTCCTTCTTTGTTGTTTCGTAATATGCCGAAAATTTTTGATAAGGATAAATTAATTATTCAAATTGAAGATCATGTAATGATCCATCCCTTATCACCCACCATAATCAAAAAATACCGCACAGAAGGCTATGTATTTGCCATCAATGATTTCCAGTTCTCTCCCAAGTATTTTGCCATGCTGGATTATGTTACCTACATAAAAGTGGATATCAGCAGCAAACACGAAGGAAGAGAACGGATTTCCTTAAATAATCTGATCAATACCATGAAAGGCTTTGATAAGAAATGCATTGCAACCGGAGTCAATACCAAGGAGGATTATGAGCTTGCCATGGAAGTCGGTGCTGACTATGCGGAAGGCAGTTATGTGGCAGAGGCCATGGCCAGGAAAGTAAAGCGGCTGGAATTCCTGGAAGGGAATTTCTTCCAGCTTGTTGTGGAGGTATCGAAAGATGAACCGGATATTGAACGGATAGAAGAGGTCATAAGCCATGATGCGGCGTTAAGCTACGCTCTTCTTAAAATCGTGAATTCCGCATATTTTGCCCTGCGAAGACGGGTGTCATCCATCCGCCAGGCGCTGGTGACCATGGGAATCAGCCAGTTAAAGCAATGGGTATATCTTTTAAGCTTTAACAATGATTTTGAAAGTGATGAGTCCCGTGAGGCCATGATGAAGCTGTCCTTCCTTCGGGCTAATTACGCGATGGTCCTTTCCGACTACATCGAGGACCTGCCCATTATCCGGTCAGAGGTTTATATGATGGGAATGTTCTCGACCCTGCAGTACATGATTGATGCGCCTTTGGAGGAAATACTGGAAGAAGTACCGGTAGCCCAGGAGATTAAGGATGCACTTCTTAGCCAGGAAGGGATATGCGGAGCACTTTACAAACTCATTCTCAGCTATGAAAATGCGGACTGGAAAGCAGTAAAATCCCTGTCAAATGAATTAGGTATTCCTTCTTCTTTGCTGGCGCAAACCTATATGGATTGTGTGGAAACGGTAAATGAGATATGGGAAGGGGTTATAAGCAACGGAGACCGGGAATCAGAGAATGTAATAAAAGAAGCCCACACCTAATGGTGTGGGTTTTCTTTTACCGTAGAGCAAGCTTTGGTTAATTCTACAACCACCTGCTGGGAAAAGCGGGTGGAATAAAAGTTTAAAAGAGGAGAAGCGGTGGCTTGCTCCGCAACAATATATTTGGGAGGCAGATGGGACAGAGTCAGGGCCGTTACATCGGCAGTGCACCGCTCACAACTGCATACATCAAATTTATCCATGTATTCTGGTGCCGTATTTTTTATGATGTGTTCCATAACATTCAAATATTGAAATGGTGGAATCAATGGTTCCGGGACCTTAGGTTCTGCTCCCTGGTCAAGAGCTGGAGCCTCCAGGTCAGGAGCGTTTTCCGTCTCTCCCATATCCTCTATATCCTCCGTTTTCTCCGCTTCTTCTAACTGTTCCCTGATCAATTCTGC
The nucleotide sequence above comes from Lacrimispora sp. BS-2. Encoded proteins:
- a CDS encoding late competence development ComFB family protein; this encodes MARKSSKTAHVMNLLAGEEAESSKEEAARENLAARQTSDSTEKIRELTDSNQPPSPPTPISIIDMSSSAPDPVAELIREQLEEAEKTEDIEDMGETENAPDLEAPALDQGAEPKVPEPLIPPFQYLNVMEHIIKNTAPEYMDKFDVCSCERCTADVTALTLSHLPPKYIVAEQATASPLLNFYSTRFSQQVVVELTKACSTVKENPHH
- a CDS encoding HDOD domain-containing protein produces the protein MDRYVTRQPIKALEEDKIIGYEVLFQKDYDALYNSSDVAAADTIAGFLMQNTERIFQDKLTFVTFTPSLLFRNMPKIFDKDKLIIQIEDHVMIHPLSPTIIKKYRTEGYVFAINDFQFSPKYFAMLDYVTYIKVDISSKHEGRERISLNNLINTMKGFDKKCIATGVNTKEDYELAMEVGADYAEGSYVAEAMARKVKRLEFLEGNFFQLVVEVSKDEPDIERIEEVISHDAALSYALLKIVNSAYFALRRRVSSIRQALVTMGISQLKQWVYLLSFNNDFESDESREAMMKLSFLRANYAMVLSDYIEDLPIIRSEVYMMGMFSTLQYMIDAPLEEILEEVPVAQEIKDALLSQEGICGALYKLILSYENADWKAVKSLSNELGIPSSLLAQTYMDCVETVNEIWEGVISNGDRESENVIKEAHT